A region of Massilia sp. WG5 DNA encodes the following proteins:
- the fghA gene encoding S-formylglutathione hydrolase: MTDLAQPNVLSEHACFGGVQRFYQHDAKAIGLPMRFSVYLPPGAEGGKLPVLFYLAGLTCTEETFMVKAGAQRVAAELGLILVTPDTSPRGANVPGELDAWDFGAGAGFYLDATQEPWSHHYRMESYILELRELVSGLLPADRERVGIFGHSMGGHGALTLALRHPDLFRSVSAFAPIAAPSRCPWGRKAFGGYLGPDEAAWRGHDATELMKDAGRTVFPQGILIDQGLADKFLAEQLYPEAFEEACRAAGQPLELRRHAGYDHGYYFISTFVEDHLRFHRQTLA, encoded by the coding sequence ATGACCGATCTTGCCCAACCTAATGTACTCAGTGAACACGCCTGCTTCGGCGGCGTCCAGCGTTTCTACCAGCATGATGCCAAGGCCATCGGCCTGCCGATGCGCTTTTCGGTTTACCTGCCGCCCGGGGCCGAAGGCGGGAAGCTGCCGGTGCTGTTCTACCTGGCCGGCCTGACCTGCACCGAAGAGACCTTCATGGTCAAGGCCGGCGCCCAGCGCGTGGCCGCCGAGCTTGGCCTGATCCTGGTGACGCCCGACACCAGCCCGCGCGGCGCGAACGTCCCCGGAGAACTCGATGCCTGGGACTTCGGCGCGGGCGCCGGCTTCTACCTCGACGCCACCCAGGAACCGTGGTCGCACCACTACCGCATGGAAAGCTACATCCTGGAGCTGCGCGAACTCGTATCGGGCCTGCTGCCGGCCGATCGGGAGCGGGTCGGCATCTTCGGCCACTCGATGGGCGGCCACGGCGCGCTGACGCTGGCGCTGCGCCATCCGGACCTGTTCCGCTCGGTGTCCGCCTTCGCGCCGATCGCCGCGCCGAGCCGATGCCCCTGGGGCAGGAAGGCCTTCGGCGGCTACCTCGGCCCGGATGAAGCGGCCTGGCGCGGCCACGACGCGACCGAGCTGATGAAGGACGCCGGCCGCACGGTCTTCCCCCAGGGGATCCTGATCGACCAGGGCCTGGCCGACAAGTTCCTGGCCGAGCAGCTGTATCCGGAAGCCTTCGAGGAAGCCTGCCGCGCCGCCGGCCAGCCGCTCGAACTGCGCCGCCACGCCGGCTACGACCACGGCTACTACTTCATCTCGACTTTCGTGGAAGACCATCTGCGCTTCCACCGTCAGACCCTCGCCTGA
- a CDS encoding chromate transporter has protein sequence MSAAPETLHLVLAASDWLNLFAHFLLLSMMSIGGAISTSSEMHRFLVEQHHWLTQEQFNAAIALAQAAPGPNVLFVALMGWHVGMNAGSLGAAMFGVLVTMVGIMTPSTIITYTAARWGHRNRELRAVRAFKQGMAPVVIALLLSTAWILGSSVGEAGWRLPLLAVAAGLVIWRTRLHLLWVLAAGALLGALGVV, from the coding sequence ATGAGCGCGGCGCCCGAGACCCTGCACCTGGTCCTGGCCGCGTCGGACTGGCTGAACCTGTTCGCCCACTTCCTGCTGCTGTCGATGATGTCGATCGGCGGCGCGATCTCGACCTCGTCCGAGATGCACCGCTTCCTGGTCGAACAGCACCACTGGCTGACCCAGGAGCAGTTCAACGCCGCGATCGCCCTGGCCCAGGCCGCGCCCGGCCCGAACGTGCTGTTCGTGGCCCTGATGGGCTGGCACGTCGGCATGAACGCCGGCAGCCTCGGCGCGGCGATGTTCGGGGTGCTGGTCACCATGGTCGGCATCATGACGCCCTCGACCATCATCACCTACACCGCGGCGCGCTGGGGCCACCGCAACCGCGAGCTGCGCGCCGTGCGCGCCTTCAAGCAGGGCATGGCGCCGGTGGTGATCGCCCTGCTGCTGTCGACCGCCTGGATCCTCGGCAGCTCGGTCGGCGAGGCCGGCTGGCGCCTGCCCCTGCTGGCGGTGGCCGCCGGCCTGGTGATCTGGCGCACCCGCCTGCACCTGCTGTGGGTCCTGGCGGCCGGCGCCCTGCTCGGCGCGCTCGGCGTGGTCTGA
- a CDS encoding chromate transporter: protein MTSSPQALPGEPASPARPQSLSDLFVSFTLLALQGFGGVLAVVQRELVDRKRWLTQEEFIEDWAVAQIMPGPNVVNLSMMIGDRYFGLRGALTALAGLLAVPLLLVLGLAVLHDRFAADPHVAGALRGMAAVSAGLIGAAGLKLAVALKRSPLPLSWCIGIAALGFVLVALLQCPLLYVLAGLGGLGCILTWRRLKP from the coding sequence ATGACCTCTTCGCCCCAAGCGCTTCCGGGAGAGCCCGCCTCCCCTGCCCGTCCGCAGTCCCTGTCCGATCTGTTCGTCTCCTTCACGCTGCTGGCCCTGCAGGGCTTCGGCGGCGTGCTCGCCGTCGTCCAGCGCGAACTCGTCGACCGCAAGCGCTGGCTGACCCAGGAGGAATTCATCGAAGACTGGGCCGTGGCCCAGATCATGCCCGGGCCGAACGTGGTCAACCTGTCGATGATGATCGGCGACCGCTATTTCGGCCTGCGCGGGGCCCTGACGGCGCTCGCCGGCCTGCTGGCCGTGCCGCTGCTGCTGGTGCTCGGCCTGGCCGTGCTGCATGACCGCTTCGCCGCCGACCCGCACGTGGCCGGCGCGCTGCGCGGCATGGCCGCCGTCTCGGCCGGCCTCATCGGCGCCGCCGGCCTCAAGCTGGCGGTGGCCCTGAAGCGCAGCCCGCTGCCGCTGTCCTGGTGCATCGGCATCGCCGCGCTCGGCTTCGTACTGGTGGCGCTGCTGCAGTGCCCGCTGCTCTACGTGCTGGCCGGGCTGGGCGGACTGGGCTGCATCCTCACCTGGCGCAGGCTGAAGCCATGA